The Brassica oleracea var. oleracea cultivar TO1000 chromosome C7, BOL, whole genome shotgun sequence sequence GAAGTTTTAGGGTCATACTGTAGAAATTCCCTGAAATATGTGACCTTCAGTGTCAGGTAGAAACTCTCTTGATAGAGTATGATGATCCTGCAAAAGCGCTTCTACGATTCATATACAAATCAGGAGTTAACAGTTTGGTTATGGGATCATTTAATTCAAACATATTCACACGGTATGTAAAATAGCTCTGTTTGGTTTAAATTTCCTTATAACACGGTTTTTTACACTAACCGGCTGGATTATTATGGTTTAGGAGAGCAAAAGGTCCAGGAGTACCATTGACTGTCTTAAAATACGCTCCCGAAACATGCGAAGTATACATTGTGTGCAGAGACAGAATCACTACAAAATCTATGGATCCATTAATAAACGCAGGTAAAAACAAAAAAAATATATATATATCAATTTTTTATTCAATATGATGTATTTTTGCTGCTAGATCACTTCTCTTTAACCGTGTTTAACCGTCTAATTATTCAGCGCCATGCACAAGTCCAAAAGCAGCTGCGACCGCCCGGCGTTTCCTGAAAGACGGGGCGGCTAGCTTCCACACTGTACAGACTCAAACTTCATCTGATCCTGGAGAATCAATAGGTAATTTTTTTTATTATAAAATATCCATACTATGATGCGGCTAAATGCATATTCAAAATTTTCAAATAAACTACAGAATAAAATTTCTGTTTTCTAACTTGTATATATACAACAAACAGATGCACAAATCATCAAGAGATTCATATTAAATATACAAAATGATAATGATAATGCATACATGTATTATGTATACTCTATGAACTCTATGCAGGCTATAATTTTTCTTTTTTTCTTATGTTATTGAAGAGGTAGGCACAAGGAGGTCAGCATCGGCTAAAGAGTTGAGATTGGAGGCATTAAGCCTCGCTATAAGGGAACCCGAAACGCCTCAAAGTAGCAAGGCTTCTAGTGCAACAGTTCAAGATGTTATAAGGCGCCGTGGAGGATCAGATATTCCACAGCTAAATTACTCAGATTTTGATGAAACAACCGAACAAAAGCCAAATATTGAGAACATTGTCAAGGAACAAAGATACTCTAATCCGCCACCCGCAACATCTAGAAAATCCAAGAAGGTACTTAACATCATCTTTTGGTTCAATGATGAGACTATTAAGAAGGAAGAAAGAGTTTTGAAGACTTGGTGTTTGTTTTGACAGGTTGAGATTGAAGCAGAGGTAGAGCGTTTGAAAAAAGAGTTACAAAATAAAGTTGTTAAGTATAAACAAGCCTGTGAAGAGCTTTTCTCCACACAAAACAAGGTAGATTTACACCAAGCAACCTCTGATTGTGACATATTGAATATTTAAGTTGTTTATTCCTCAAGTAAAGTGATTCTTTTGGGGTTTCTGCTAGGTTCAAGTACTGTCGTCTGAATGTTCCAAAGACGCTAGAAGAGTGAACAATGCGGTGGAGAAAGAAGAGCTGCACAGGAAAACCGCGGCCCTGGAGAAAGAGCGGTACATGAAGGCGAATAAAGAGGTAGAAGCAGCGAAAGCGTTACTTGCGAGAGAGTATTGTCAGCGACAAATCGCGGAGGTTAATGCTTTAAAGAATTACTTGGAGAAGAAGAAAGTGATCGATCAGCTTTTAGGGACGGATCAACGGTACAGGAAGTACACAATCGAAGAGATTTTTATAGCCACCGAAGGATTCTCGCCGGAGAAAGTGGTCGGAGAAGGAGGATACGGTAAAGTTTACAGTTGTAGCCTTGATAGTACTCCAGCGGCTGTTAAGGTTGTCCGGCTAGATACGCCGGAGAAGAAACAAGAGTTCTTGAAAGAGGTAGGCTTGTGACTTAACATTTAAAGTACAGTTTCTATGGTTTGATCCGGTTTAATTTATTTTCGGTTTGGTATTATTACTATATAGGTTGAGGTTCTGAGCCAGCTCCGACACCCACACGTGGTTCTTCTCCTAGGAGCTTGTCCGGAGAATGGTTGTCTAGTTTACGAGTACTTAGAAAACGGAAGCCTCGAGGAATACATATTTCACCAGAAAAATAAACCGCCTTTGCCTTGGTTCATCCGGTTTAGGGTTATTTTCGAGGTAGCTTGCGGTTTAGCCTTCTTACACAGTTCTAAACCGGAACCGATTGTTCACCGTGATCTAAAACCGGGTAACATCTTGTTAAACCGGAACTACGTGAGTAAAATCGCAGACGTCGGTTTAGCCAAGCTGGTTACGGATGCTGCACCGGATAATGTCACGATGTACCGGCACTCAGTTCTTGCTGGTACATTGCATTACATTGACCCGGAGTACCATCGAACCGGAACGATTAGACTCAAGTCGGATCTTTATGCGTTCGGAATAATCATTCTTCAACTGTTGACGGCTCGTCAGCCAAACGGGCTTATACATGCCGTCGAAAATGCGGTTAATAAAGGAACGTTAACCGAAATGCTAGACAAATCGGTTACAGATTGGCCTTTGGCAGAAACCGAGGAGTTGGCACGGATTGGTTTAAAATGTGCCGAGTTTCGGTGCCGAGATAGACCGGATCTTAAAGAAGAGGTTATACCGGTTTTGAAACGACTTGTAGAGACTGCAAATTCAAAGATAAAGAAAGAACGAAGCAATTTACGTGCACCAAGTCATTACTTTTGTCCCATCTTACGAGTGAGTACAAGCTTACCCGGTTCTGTACATGATTTTAGTAACCAAAAGTCCAAACCGGTTTTGATTTTTAATTTGTTTTGTAAACAGGAGATAATGGAGGAGCCAGAGATTGCAGCTGATGGATTCACGTATGAGAAGAAAGCGATCTTAGCGTGGCTTGAGAAACACAACATTTCACCAGTAACACGACAAAAGCTCGACCACTTCAAGCTCACACCAAACAATACACTCCGGTCTGCTATTCACGATTGGAAATCAAGAGTCCGATTTTCTAATGCCGTAGTTAATATAACATGTTGATTTCTCACTGTGGAATTTTTTTTTTAAAAAGCATTGGAGTTGTAATGTCGTAGTTGATATAACAGGTTGATTTCTCACTGTGGAATTTTTTTTTAAAAAAGCATTGGAGTTGTAATGTTTTTATACTATACTAGGGTAAAACCCGCCGTAAATAAAAAAAACTGTTAAAATAAATTAATTGGTAAAATTCATTTAAAATATTTAGTTTACTCTATATAGAAAGTTAAGGTATATTGACTATTTTGTTACTCTATTCATGCATTTTATACTTTTGTTTTTTGAATTCATTGAGACTTTTAGTTTCTCTTATAGATTTTCTTTTAAACATATTTATTTAGATATTACGAAAATAGTAATCGATTCACAATAGTTTTTTAATTAGCTAGATATTACCAAAATATAATACTGATTGTTATTATTTAAAAATATACACATTTATTTGAATTATTCATCAAATAAACATATTATCCTAACTGTTTTTTTAATTAAATATATATTATTGTCTAGTTCTCAGAATATAATTAGTTCGGCCGAGAGGTATGAATATTTGTAATATCTAGCTAATTCTATATACTGATTTATTTTATTTAAAATAATATTTGTATTCGTTGAA is a genomic window containing:
- the LOC106303983 gene encoding U-box domain-containing protein 34; amino-acid sequence: MVEMLTQKGREMSSGGGGPKAEEGELYVAVAVKGIIGDKLGGAGSRRAVRWAVDNLLPKADRFVMIHVIPPISTIPTPNGERLPLEEVEERLVEMYVRDVKQEYETVFVPFLKMCKSNRTKCQVETLLIEYDDPAKALLRFIYKSGVNSLVMGSFNSNIFTRRAKGPGVPLTVLKYAPETCEVYIVCRDRITTKSMDPLINAAPCTSPKAAATARRFLKDGAASFHTVQTQTSSDPGESIEVGTRRSASAKELRLEALSLAIREPETPQSSKASSATVQDVIRRRGGSDIPQLNYSDFDETTEQKPNIENIVKEQRYSNPPPATSRKSKKVEIEAEVERLKKELQNKVVKYKQACEELFSTQNKVQVLSSECSKDARRVNNAVEKEELHRKTAALEKERYMKANKEVEAAKALLAREYCQRQIAEVNALKNYLEKKKVIDQLLGTDQRYRKYTIEEIFIATEGFSPEKVVGEGGYGKVYSCSLDSTPAAVKVVRLDTPEKKQEFLKEVEVLSQLRHPHVVLLLGACPENGCLVYEYLENGSLEEYIFHQKNKPPLPWFIRFRVIFEVACGLAFLHSSKPEPIVHRDLKPGNILLNRNYVSKIADVGLAKLVTDAAPDNVTMYRHSVLAGTLHYIDPEYHRTGTIRLKSDLYAFGIIILQLLTARQPNGLIHAVENAVNKGTLTEMLDKSVTDWPLAETEELARIGLKCAEFRCRDRPDLKEEVIPVLKRLVETANSKIKKERSNLRAPSHYFCPILREIMEEPEIAADGFTYEKKAILAWLEKHNISPVTRQKLDHFKLTPNNTLRSAIHDWKSRVRFSNAVVNITC